In Saccharicrinis fermentans DSM 9555 = JCM 21142, a genomic segment contains:
- a CDS encoding glycoside hydrolase family 15 protein yields MENLNLNYGIIGNCKSAALVSENGSIDWLCLPKFDAPSVFAKLLDKDKGGSMSIIPEKLLSTSQEYIERTNLLSTRFVCEDGVFEVIDFMPRYKYEDGSYYSPADVARVFNRISGAPTFKIVYDPRLEYALHETFISEHTSFIKAITKKGSYDSLYLYTDFDFKKVINSETITLTSSKYMLVSYNQKLLRQDIHRVKLKMERTKVYWLNWSENTTTFSKYNDEISRSALTLKLLSYDKTGAVLAALTTSLPETIGEVRNWDYRFCWIRDGSMVVKILTQLGHSTVAQNYLRFIVDILPEKDEKMQIMYGISGEKRLSEYELPHMAGYGDSKPVRVGNAAYKQKQNDIYGILMDAIFQHFSLFAASLSYSEDLWTVVRNVVKMVERNWQKPDKGIWEIRNESKHFTFSKVLCWVAIDRAQKIAVLLKQDDYIKKWKKLEDKIRTDIELNAWSEAKQSYAQAYGSDDLDASVLLMESYGFISAKDERYKSTVYAIQGELEHNGLMYRYINQDDFGLPKSSFTICTFWLTNALYKIGEKKAAIERFEQLLTYSNHLGLFSEDLDFETKQQLGNFPQAYSHLALIETAITILDGEITNEEKIMDVLRYETFH; encoded by the coding sequence ATGGAGAATCTGAATCTGAATTACGGGATTATCGGAAATTGTAAATCTGCGGCGTTGGTTTCCGAAAATGGCAGTATCGATTGGTTATGTTTGCCCAAGTTTGATGCTCCGTCTGTTTTTGCCAAGTTATTGGATAAAGACAAAGGCGGTTCAATGTCTATTATACCTGAGAAATTACTTTCAACATCACAAGAATATATAGAACGGACCAATTTGCTGTCTACCCGTTTTGTTTGCGAAGATGGTGTTTTTGAGGTGATTGATTTTATGCCTAGATATAAATATGAAGATGGCAGTTATTATTCACCAGCGGATGTGGCGCGCGTATTTAATCGTATTAGTGGTGCACCAACCTTTAAGATCGTTTATGATCCACGGCTGGAATATGCTTTACATGAGACTTTTATATCGGAGCATACAAGCTTTATCAAAGCCATTACAAAGAAAGGGTCTTACGATTCTCTTTATCTGTATACCGACTTCGATTTTAAAAAGGTGATAAACAGTGAAACTATCACCTTAACCAGTAGTAAATATATGTTGGTTAGTTATAATCAGAAATTACTTAGGCAGGACATTCATCGCGTCAAGTTAAAGATGGAACGTACCAAGGTGTACTGGTTAAATTGGTCGGAAAACACCACTACATTTAGTAAGTATAATGACGAGATAAGTCGTAGTGCTTTAACATTGAAGCTTTTAAGTTACGACAAGACGGGGGCCGTATTAGCAGCACTGACCACTTCGTTGCCCGAAACCATCGGAGAAGTTCGTAATTGGGATTATCGATTTTGTTGGATCAGGGATGGTTCAATGGTAGTGAAAATATTGACACAACTGGGACATAGTACGGTTGCTCAGAATTATCTTCGTTTTATTGTTGATATCTTACCCGAGAAGGATGAGAAGATGCAGATTATGTACGGTATCAGTGGTGAGAAAAGGCTTTCGGAATATGAACTTCCTCACATGGCGGGATATGGAGATTCTAAACCTGTTAGAGTTGGGAATGCCGCTTATAAACAAAAGCAAAACGATATCTATGGCATCTTAATGGATGCTATATTTCAACATTTTAGCTTGTTTGCAGCTTCGTTGAGCTATAGTGAAGATTTGTGGACTGTGGTGCGAAATGTGGTGAAAATGGTGGAGCGAAACTGGCAAAAACCGGATAAGGGTATTTGGGAGATACGTAACGAGAGTAAGCATTTTACCTTTAGTAAGGTGCTGTGCTGGGTAGCTATTGATCGTGCTCAAAAAATTGCCGTTTTACTTAAACAGGATGATTACATCAAGAAATGGAAGAAGCTGGAAGATAAAATACGGACCGATATTGAATTGAATGCCTGGTCGGAGGCAAAACAGTCTTATGCACAAGCTTATGGTAGTGACGATTTGGATGCTTCTGTTTTATTAATGGAGAGTTATGGTTTTATCAGTGCTAAAGATGAACGCTATAAGTCTACTGTTTATGCAATACAAGGAGAACTTGAACATAATGGTTTAATGTATAGATATATTAATCAGGACGACTTTGGATTGCCTAAATCTTCCTTTACAATATGTACCTTCTGGCTTACCAATGCTTTGTATAAAATAGGTGAGAAGAAGGCGGCCATTGAACGTTTTGAGCAATTACTTACATATAGTAATCATTTGGGTTTGTTTAGTGAAGATCTGGATTTTGAGACGAAACAACAGTTGGGTAACTTTCCGCAGGCATATTCGCATTTAGCCTTGATTGAAACGGCCATCACTATTCTGGACGGTGAAATTACCAATGAAGAGAAAATTATGGATGTACTAAGGTACGAGACTTTTCATTAA
- a CDS encoding bifunctional alpha,alpha-trehalose-phosphate synthase (UDP-forming)/trehalose-phosphatase: MQKIHIVSNRLPFSVKEEGENTTLEASVGGLATGMKSIYKDYGGTWIGWTGLDSDTLDADKQKKVDQLFKQEKCASVHLNSEEIQLFYEGFSNRTIWPLFHYFTQYADFNNEDWETYKAVNQKFADATIDTLEDGDSVWIHDYQLLLVPEMIKSKKPNVTIGFFLHIPFPSYEVFRILPWRKEIIQGMLGADLIGFHTYDYERHFFSCVRRLFGYEISFNQIHIDERIIIADSFPMGIDYEKFKKSAQDVGMKSIKEKSELHKELDKYFLASPNRKLILSIDRLDYTKGIPNRLKAFGRFLEKYPEFRKKVTLIMLAVPSRDQVDHYQQLKKEVDELVGQINGTYGSINYAPIWYFYRSLPFSNLIELYSSCDVALITPVRDGMNLVAKEYVASRLNNTGVLILSEMAGVAKEMGEALIINPVDEEEMADSINQALTMPLEEQKERIKYMKERIQRYDVFKWAKEFIRTLKKAESVQNDFLAKRITNQLSTKIVDKYANAKKRAIFLDYDGTLAPFVKNPQDAKPDEELHNIIKKLTANKANTVTIISGRDRYTLEKWFSGHHVNLICEHGVWLKKVDGEWEMLSAVNNSWMPNVHPVMESFVDRTPGSFIEEKNYSLVWHYRKSEPEQGELRANELKDELNTHLSNHNLEIMEGNKVIEVKSGGINKGIAALQFISNQPYDFIMAIGDDWTDEFMFRELPEEAITIKVGMKHTKAAYKVESVEAVRNLLKLM, from the coding sequence ATGCAAAAAATTCATATAGTTTCAAATAGACTCCCTTTTAGCGTTAAAGAAGAAGGCGAAAACACAACGCTTGAAGCCAGTGTAGGCGGCTTGGCAACAGGAATGAAATCGATTTATAAAGATTATGGTGGAACATGGATTGGATGGACAGGTTTAGACAGTGATACTTTAGATGCTGATAAACAAAAAAAAGTGGATCAACTTTTCAAACAAGAAAAATGCGCCTCTGTACATTTAAATTCTGAGGAAATACAATTGTTTTACGAAGGCTTTAGTAACAGAACAATATGGCCTCTGTTTCACTACTTTACACAATACGCCGATTTCAATAACGAAGACTGGGAGACCTACAAAGCAGTTAATCAGAAGTTTGCAGATGCCACTATCGATACACTTGAAGACGGAGACTCTGTTTGGATTCATGATTACCAGCTACTACTTGTTCCGGAAATGATAAAATCCAAGAAACCCAATGTAACCATCGGTTTCTTTCTTCACATTCCCTTTCCATCTTACGAAGTATTCAGGATCTTACCCTGGCGTAAGGAGATTATACAAGGCATGTTGGGAGCCGATTTAATCGGTTTTCATACCTACGACTATGAGCGACATTTCTTTAGCTGCGTACGTCGTTTATTTGGCTATGAAATATCCTTTAACCAGATTCACATAGATGAACGCATTATTATTGCGGACTCTTTCCCCATGGGCATCGATTACGAAAAATTTAAAAAGAGCGCACAAGATGTGGGAATGAAGTCCATCAAAGAAAAGTCGGAACTACACAAAGAACTGGATAAATACTTTCTGGCATCGCCCAACCGCAAGCTAATATTATCCATTGACAGACTGGATTATACCAAGGGCATCCCAAATCGTTTGAAAGCATTTGGTCGTTTTCTGGAGAAATACCCCGAATTTAGAAAAAAAGTTACCTTGATTATGCTAGCTGTACCCTCGCGCGACCAAGTGGATCATTACCAACAACTAAAAAAAGAAGTGGACGAGTTGGTGGGTCAAATCAATGGAACCTATGGATCCATTAACTATGCACCCATCTGGTATTTTTACCGCTCACTCCCATTTAGTAACTTGATAGAGTTATATAGTTCATGCGATGTGGCACTCATTACTCCGGTTAGAGACGGGATGAATTTGGTAGCTAAAGAATATGTGGCTTCTCGTTTGAATAATACAGGCGTTCTTATTTTAAGCGAGATGGCTGGAGTGGCAAAAGAGATGGGTGAGGCTTTAATCATCAACCCAGTAGATGAGGAAGAAATGGCCGACAGCATCAATCAAGCGCTGACTATGCCCTTAGAGGAGCAAAAAGAACGTATTAAATATATGAAAGAACGAATTCAACGTTACGATGTATTTAAATGGGCCAAAGAATTTATACGCACACTAAAGAAAGCAGAAAGTGTACAAAACGATTTTCTGGCCAAACGTATTACCAATCAATTAAGTACTAAGATAGTAGACAAATACGCCAATGCAAAAAAACGAGCTATCTTCTTAGATTACGACGGAACCTTGGCTCCCTTTGTTAAAAACCCTCAGGATGCCAAACCCGATGAAGAGCTACATAACATCATTAAGAAACTAACCGCAAACAAGGCCAACACGGTTACCATCATCAGTGGACGAGACAGATACACTTTAGAAAAATGGTTTTCTGGTCATCACGTAAATCTGATTTGTGAGCATGGTGTTTGGTTAAAGAAGGTAGATGGAGAATGGGAAATGCTCTCGGCGGTGAATAACAGCTGGATGCCCAATGTACATCCGGTTATGGAAAGCTTTGTGGACAGAACTCCAGGAAGTTTTATCGAGGAAAAAAATTATTCGCTGGTATGGCATTACCGTAAATCAGAGCCAGAACAAGGTGAATTAAGAGCCAATGAGCTAAAAGATGAACTAAATACACATCTTAGTAACCACAACCTTGAAATCATGGAAGGCAACAAGGTGATTGAGGTCAAAAGTGGTGGCATCAATAAAGGAATTGCAGCACTACAGTTCATCAGCAATCAACCATACGATTTTATCATGGCCATTGGCGATGATTGGACAGATGAATTTATGTTCCGAGAATTACCCGAAGAAGCAATAACCATCAAAGTAGGTATGAAACATACCAAGGCAGCTTATAAAGTTGAATCGGTAGAAGCAGTCAGAAACCTATTAAAACTGATGTAA
- a CDS encoding MutS-related protein, which translates to MRNRRKKDLLIFGNIKDENFDFQQIEKYYRSKKQEDVLQSLSDKTCEDLDFQELFMFVDRTASKVGQQYLYHQLRSIPKQPKPWAHEEKIMDAFTEDANFRDAVRKQLAKLSKDEASLIAGLFQEAHLKPPRWFFVVPVLSLFSLLSLTLLCLSSVFVIPLVIILLVNMGIHYWNKKNLYGYIGSIPQLLQMNHVASKLFQQPLFRFMNPNLQASFQIINQVRNRMFFFQLEAKIQGDLAAVFWSLLEVMKICFLVEPLLLFGVLKRLSNKRKAIEELFMFVGQIDVLYSIASLRHGLDYYCKPQIENRDDVFSVQEMYHPLIKDCVVNSIYLHDKSVLLTGSNMSGKTSFVRSVGLNVLTGLTLNTCFAKTMITPYTRIYSAIRISDDLMNDKSYYFEEVQSIKEMIDRKDDSHHNLFLLDEIYKGTNTIERVAAGKAVLSALAVKNNKVMVSTHDMELTDMLCDQYDLYHFSETINNNNVDFDYKLKKGKIFRRNAIRILELNGYPEEIIKDAHETAQILDHSEI; encoded by the coding sequence ATGAGAAATAGACGCAAGAAAGATTTGCTCATCTTTGGTAATATAAAGGACGAAAATTTCGATTTTCAGCAGATAGAGAAGTATTATCGGAGTAAAAAGCAGGAGGATGTTCTGCAATCTTTGTCAGATAAAACTTGTGAGGATCTGGATTTTCAAGAACTATTTATGTTTGTGGACAGAACGGCTTCAAAAGTAGGACAGCAATATTTGTACCATCAGCTGCGATCCATCCCCAAGCAACCGAAACCATGGGCGCATGAAGAAAAAATAATGGATGCATTTACCGAAGACGCGAACTTTAGAGATGCAGTGCGCAAACAATTGGCCAAACTTTCTAAAGATGAAGCTTCGTTAATTGCTGGCTTGTTTCAAGAGGCGCATTTGAAGCCACCTCGTTGGTTTTTTGTGGTGCCTGTACTGTCCTTATTTAGCTTGCTTTCCCTGACTCTGCTCTGCTTATCTTCCGTATTTGTTATCCCCTTAGTCATCATTTTATTGGTCAATATGGGTATTCATTATTGGAACAAGAAAAATTTGTATGGGTATATTGGATCTATTCCTCAACTGCTGCAGATGAATCATGTGGCATCAAAACTTTTTCAGCAGCCATTATTTCGTTTCATGAATCCAAACCTACAAGCATCTTTTCAAATTATCAATCAGGTGCGTAATCGTATGTTCTTTTTTCAATTAGAAGCCAAGATTCAGGGCGATTTGGCCGCTGTGTTCTGGAGCTTGTTGGAAGTGATGAAAATATGTTTTTTAGTAGAGCCCCTGCTTTTGTTTGGCGTGCTTAAGAGATTAAGCAACAAACGAAAAGCGATTGAGGAGCTGTTTATGTTCGTTGGGCAGATAGATGTTTTATATTCCATAGCTTCGCTTCGTCATGGTTTGGATTACTATTGTAAGCCCCAAATAGAAAATAGGGACGATGTCTTTTCTGTTCAGGAGATGTATCATCCATTGATCAAAGATTGTGTTGTGAATTCTATTTACCTCCATGATAAATCGGTTCTGTTAACAGGTTCTAATATGTCGGGTAAGACATCATTTGTTAGAAGTGTTGGCTTGAATGTGTTGACTGGACTAACCTTGAATACTTGTTTTGCCAAGACAATGATTACTCCTTATACCCGCATATATTCTGCTATACGTATAAGCGATGATTTAATGAATGACAAAAGTTATTATTTTGAGGAAGTACAATCCATAAAAGAGATGATAGATAGAAAGGATGACTCTCATCATAATCTGTTTTTATTGGATGAAATATATAAAGGCACCAATACAATTGAACGCGTGGCTGCAGGTAAGGCTGTGCTTTCAGCTTTGGCCGTAAAAAATAATAAGGTGATGGTGTCAACGCATGATATGGAGCTGACTGATATGTTATGTGACCAGTACGATCTGTATCATTTCAGCGAAACAATAAACAATAACAATGTGGATTTCGATTATAAGCTAAAAAAAGGAAAGATCTTCCGTCGAAATGCTATACGAATACTTGAGCTGAATGGTTATCCTGAAGAAATTATCAAAGACGCCCATGAAACAGCACAAATACTTGATCATTCAGAGATATGA
- a CDS encoding ABC transporter ATP-binding protein, which produces MRRVDTSNVPNGKISRSGFASAFRLYKYMKPYRVQYMLGMFFLLGSSLGSLAFPKLLGDMVNGGERSSLGLTLNQTALLIAGILVLRAVFSYFRIVLFVNVTEKSLAALRLASYRHLIKLPLHFFEKRRVGELNSRISADVALLQETMTTTLAEFIRQIVVITGGITLLAITSIQLTGFMLIVLPPAMVFAKFFGKFIRKFSKEVQTKVADSNTIVEETLQGIQSVKTFTNEFVEIARYKKKTKEIADLGMTSGKYRGAFSSFIILGLFGAISAVVWRGSVLLQKGEMVAGDLFSFVIYSVFVGGTIGGLATVYANIQKFIGATEDLFKIYDEEPEDIQELDEIDPQYRMQGKVSLRNLSFAYPSRKEQSVLKNINLDIQSNKMIALVGPSGAGKSTLASLLLMLHRPPKDTLFFDQVDSHEYPLSALRRQISLVPQDIFLFGGSIGENIAYGNPNASEREVYKAAENANALEFINRFPEKFETIVGERGTQLSGGQRQRIAIARAILNDPKILILDEATSSLDSESEMLVQEALEKLMVGRTSIIIAHRLSTIRKADEIVVLEQGEVVEQGTHEKLMSIRNGRYKKLIELQYSA; this is translated from the coding sequence ATGAGAAGAGTAGATACATCAAATGTACCCAATGGAAAAATAAGTAGAAGTGGCTTTGCCAGCGCATTTCGTTTGTATAAATATATGAAGCCATATAGAGTACAATATATGCTGGGTATGTTTTTCTTATTAGGCTCTAGCTTGGGGAGTCTGGCTTTTCCTAAACTATTGGGGGATATGGTAAATGGGGGAGAGCGTTCTTCTCTGGGCTTGACCCTGAATCAAACAGCCTTATTGATTGCAGGTATACTTGTCTTGAGAGCTGTTTTTTCTTATTTTCGAATTGTTTTGTTTGTGAATGTGACAGAAAAATCCTTGGCCGCTTTACGCTTGGCTAGTTATCGTCACCTTATAAAATTACCATTACATTTTTTTGAAAAAAGAAGAGTGGGAGAGTTGAATAGCCGAATATCTGCCGATGTAGCTTTGTTGCAGGAAACTATGACAACTACCTTGGCTGAGTTTATTCGCCAAATAGTTGTTATTACTGGTGGAATCACCCTACTTGCTATTACCTCTATTCAGCTGACTGGCTTTATGCTTATTGTATTGCCTCCTGCTATGGTGTTTGCTAAGTTCTTTGGTAAGTTTATTCGTAAGTTTTCTAAAGAGGTGCAGACTAAGGTGGCAGATTCAAATACGATTGTGGAGGAAACCTTACAGGGTATTCAAAGCGTAAAAACTTTTACCAATGAATTTGTTGAAATAGCTCGTTATAAAAAAAAGACCAAGGAGATTGCTGACCTGGGCATGACCAGTGGAAAGTATCGGGGAGCCTTTTCTTCTTTTATTATATTAGGACTGTTCGGGGCTATATCGGCTGTGGTATGGAGAGGATCCGTATTATTACAAAAGGGCGAAATGGTGGCCGGAGATTTGTTTTCCTTCGTTATTTATTCTGTGTTTGTGGGAGGAACGATTGGGGGACTGGCTACGGTGTATGCCAATATTCAAAAGTTTATAGGGGCTACCGAAGACCTGTTTAAAATATATGATGAAGAACCTGAAGATATTCAGGAGTTAGATGAGATTGATCCCCAATATAGAATGCAAGGAAAGGTGAGTCTGCGTAATTTGAGTTTTGCTTATCCTTCTAGAAAAGAACAAAGTGTTCTGAAAAATATAAACCTGGATATTCAAAGCAATAAAATGATTGCTTTGGTGGGACCAAGTGGAGCAGGTAAAAGTACTTTGGCTTCCTTGCTGTTGATGTTGCACCGTCCACCTAAAGATACCTTATTCTTTGATCAGGTGGATAGCCATGAATATCCCTTGTCGGCTTTGCGACGACAGATTTCACTGGTTCCGCAAGATATCTTTTTATTTGGAGGTAGTATAGGTGAAAATATTGCCTATGGAAATCCAAATGCAAGTGAACGGGAGGTTTATAAGGCAGCAGAAAATGCCAATGCCCTTGAATTTATTAATCGTTTTCCTGAAAAATTTGAAACAATTGTGGGTGAACGAGGAACGCAGCTTTCGGGTGGACAACGGCAGAGAATAGCCATAGCCCGTGCTATTTTAAATGACCCCAAAATTCTTATTCTGGATGAGGCAACTTCTTCGCTTGATTCGGAATCAGAAATGCTGGTACAAGAAGCTTTGGAGAAGCTGATGGTAGGACGTACTTCCATTATTATTGCTCACCGCCTTTCTACTATCCGTAAAGCCGACGAAATTGTTGTATTGGAGCAAGGAGAGGTTGTAGAACAAGGTACTCACGAAAAACTTATGAGTATACGCAATGGAAGATATAAAAAGCTGATTGAGTTGCAATATTCTGCTTAG
- the hemF gene encoding oxygen-dependent coproporphyrinogen oxidase — MKHTSRIASIYKDLQQQMCRQLEKGDGKGLFQQLPWTKDIGSGLTCVMKNGDVIEKAGLNFSHVEGDFSDKMEALLGMKAARYSATGISSIIHPFNPFVPIIHMNVRFFELDNGVCWFGGGIDLTPHYIDESEAAWFHRSLKDICDQYNGDYYPDYKAWADNYFFIKHRNETRGVGGIFFDRVQPQDEGELDRLLNYTIDLAKAYPRIYNQIMDKKRNKPYEQSHKQWQAMRRGRYVEYNLVYDRGTKFGLESGGNIESILVSMPPMAQWEYSFEPSLESPEQHTLDLLKKEIDWIKKE; from the coding sequence ATGAAACATACTTCCCGAATAGCATCTATTTATAAAGATTTACAACAGCAAATGTGTCGCCAATTAGAGAAAGGGGATGGTAAAGGTCTTTTTCAACAGCTGCCTTGGACTAAAGATATCGGTTCAGGGCTTACTTGTGTGATGAAAAATGGCGATGTGATTGAAAAAGCAGGCCTTAATTTTTCTCATGTCGAAGGAGATTTTTCAGATAAGATGGAAGCCTTGTTGGGTATGAAAGCAGCACGTTATTCGGCTACAGGTATTTCTTCTATCATCCATCCTTTTAACCCCTTTGTGCCTATTATTCATATGAACGTTCGCTTCTTTGAACTAGACAATGGGGTGTGCTGGTTTGGTGGGGGTATAGACCTGACACCTCATTATATCGATGAATCAGAAGCTGCATGGTTTCATCGTTCTTTAAAAGATATTTGTGATCAATATAATGGCGACTATTATCCAGACTATAAAGCTTGGGCTGATAATTATTTTTTTATCAAGCACCGAAATGAGACGCGTGGTGTGGGGGGGATCTTTTTCGATCGTGTTCAACCTCAAGATGAAGGAGAACTGGATAGGCTATTGAACTATACGATAGACTTGGCAAAAGCGTATCCTCGTATCTACAATCAGATTATGGATAAGAAGCGAAATAAGCCTTATGAGCAAAGTCATAAACAATGGCAAGCAATGCGGAGGGGACGTTACGTGGAGTATAACCTGGTATACGACCGGGGTACTAAATTTGGCTTGGAGTCTGGAGGGAATATAGAATCTATTTTAGTGAGTATGCCACCGATGGCTCAATGGGAATATAGTTTTGAACCAAGTTTAGAGTCCCCTGAACAACATACTTTGGATTTGTTGAAAAAAGAAATTGATTGGATTAAGAAAGAGTAG
- a CDS encoding DUF6787 family protein, which translates to MLERLRIRWGLKYKWQIIIILIVFSITGSMAVYVRKVVFDLLGIDADTSLWIKIPMYVITIIPAYQILLLVIGFAFGQFKFFYNFQKKSFGRFIRKKKSPEEIV; encoded by the coding sequence ATGTTAGAAAGACTAAGAATACGGTGGGGGTTAAAATACAAATGGCAGATCATTATTATTCTGATCGTCTTTTCCATTACCGGCAGTATGGCTGTATATGTGAGAAAAGTAGTTTTTGATTTATTAGGGATAGATGCGGATACATCACTTTGGATAAAGATACCCATGTATGTGATAACTATTATCCCGGCTTACCAGATTTTGCTGCTGGTGATTGGATTTGCTTTTGGACAATTTAAATTCTTTTATAATTTTCAGAAAAAAAGTTTTGGTCGTTTTATTCGTAAGAAAAAGAGTCCTGAAGAAATCGTATAG
- the hemE gene encoding uroporphyrinogen decarboxylase: protein MNDSILLKTLAGERTERPPFWFMRQAGRVLPSYMKLKEKYSFWEMMQKPALGAKVTLLPVEDLGVDAAILFSDILVIPYAMGMGLEFTDKGPEFDVPLVARDNPLAALNPDPEKLNYIYEVIKQTIATKPPHIPLIGFCGAPLTVLCYMLQGIGRSKDFPLATTFIYQHKEMVKKLVDAITDLSIIYAKGQIKHGIQVFQLFETHGGLIPFELYKELFFPSVRKIAEAVRQEGIPFIYFPKDLGTGIAEVTPDMCDYLSVDWQTPIEEARKIVNRNIGLQGNIDPRLLYADQRTIDATLKKYIDFGSRNQDWVINLGHGFLPDIPYDNAKFLADWIKQADWRR, encoded by the coding sequence ATGAACGATTCAATATTATTGAAAACTCTTGCGGGAGAGCGAACGGAACGACCGCCATTTTGGTTTATGCGACAGGCAGGTAGAGTGCTGCCTTCTTATATGAAACTTAAAGAGAAATATTCTTTTTGGGAGATGATGCAAAAGCCAGCGCTGGGAGCCAAGGTTACTTTGTTACCAGTGGAGGATTTGGGCGTAGATGCTGCTATCCTGTTTTCGGATATCTTGGTGATACCATATGCTATGGGTATGGGACTGGAATTTACTGATAAGGGACCAGAGTTTGATGTGCCTTTGGTAGCACGTGATAATCCTTTGGCTGCCTTAAACCCAGATCCTGAAAAACTGAATTATATTTATGAGGTGATTAAGCAAACCATCGCTACGAAACCACCTCATATCCCATTGATTGGCTTTTGTGGAGCTCCATTGACCGTGCTTTGTTATATGTTGCAAGGTATTGGTAGGAGCAAGGATTTTCCTTTAGCCACCACCTTTATCTATCAGCATAAAGAAATGGTAAAAAAATTGGTGGACGCCATCACTGACTTGTCCATTATCTATGCGAAAGGTCAAATAAAACATGGTATACAGGTTTTTCAGCTCTTTGAAACGCATGGTGGACTGATTCCTTTTGAATTGTATAAAGAATTATTTTTTCCTTCGGTACGTAAAATTGCCGAGGCAGTCAGACAGGAGGGTATTCCTTTTATTTATTTTCCCAAAGATCTGGGAACTGGTATTGCCGAAGTAACACCGGATATGTGTGATTATCTGAGTGTCGATTGGCAAACTCCCATAGAGGAGGCACGGAAAATCGTGAATAGAAATATCGGTCTGCAAGGAAATATTGACCCTCGTTTGTTGTATGCCGATCAAAGGACTATTGATGCGACTTTAAAGAAATATATCGATTTTGGAAGTAGAAACCAAGACTGGGTTATTAATCTGGGGCATGGATTTTTGCCTGATATACCTTATGATAATGCCAAGTTTTTGGCCGACTGGATCAAGCAAGCTGATTGGAGAAGGTGA